The genome window GATCACTCCATGATACGCCGTCGGGGCTGATGAAACTCTGGCCCGGACCGGCGACGGCAGTGCTCGAATAGCCGGAAATGGGCGTTTCAATAGCAATCGGGTAGGTATACGCGGGATTCGTGACCTTCACCACGACGGAGAATCTCTGTCCCGCGTTGAGTCTCACCGGCCCGACAGGAACAGTGTGATACCCCGCGTACTGCATGGTCCCTGAGTGTGTCGCCTTGAGCGTCCCACTCCTCGGCTGTGACGGGGCAGGATCTGTATACATAAATATCTCGTACTGGGAGCCCGAGTCCGTGGTGTAGAATCCGACCGCGCGGATATCCTGGTCTGCAGGCGCCGTGAAGATATTCGCACTCCACGCGGATGACGTGTTGTACCCGAGGTTCGACGTCCACCCGAGGTGATCGTACTGGTGAATGTAGTCGTAGTTCGTGACAGGCTCGGCATCCTTGAAGAGAGAGAGTTGTTCGCGTCCGAGGAACTTGTCGTAATAGGAAATCCAGAAGTACCCCCTGTCTCCGAAACTCGTGCCCCAGCTGTTCTTGCAGAGGAACGCGCCCAGTCCCGGCGCCCCTGCCACCTGCCGCGAGTCATCCCACCCGACGATGGTGATCATGTGATTTCCGTAATTCGCCGGTCCGGATGGAGGGTAATAGTAGTTGCAAGAGCCACTCTGGTAGTACGCACTGTTCCAATAGAACGAGGCAGATACCCCGCCGTGGTTCATGATCGCTGCCTTGATGTGGTCGTTGTCGGTCGGGCTCCTCTTCAACGGGAGGTAGGTGACCTCTTGGACGTGCTTCTGGACGGGAGAATTCTGCCCCTCGTTCATCGGGCCGCTCCACCGCGCGAGGTACGCGGTGGACATCTCGTTGTTCCCGCCCTGGCAGGAAGGGTAGTCGAAACCGTGGTTGACGTTGAGGTGCCACTCGTTGAAGTCCCTCGGCTCCGCCGGCATGAGTGTCGATTCGAGTGACCCGTACGCACCGAACGCCCAGCAGTCACCGCACGTGCCCTGGTCCCTCACGGGAGTGACCCTCCCCTCGGAAACGAGAGAGTATGCGATGGGGAATGCGAGGGTCGTGATTTCCGCTCCCGTAGGGGAGAGGTGCGAGAGGTCAAGGGGCGAGGGGATGTACCCTGTTGCCTTTCCCGGTTGTTCGGTATCGCCATTCCCCATCTCCCTGAACATGACGAACGCCGGGTTGAGGGGTGACGTGATAGGTTCGTTCGGGGGTGCTGGGGTCGCAGTCGGGGTAGGGGTTGGAACGGCCGTCGTCGGCGTCGGGTTTACCGCGGCAGCAAGTGCATTCCCTGCATTGATCCTCCCGCTTGTCAGGACCTTGCCTTCGAGCGAGGGAATGCGATCGGCCGATGAAAGGATGGCCTCCTTCACGTGGAGAGTTGAGTATTCAGGATTTCTGGACTTCACGAGACCAGCAACGCCGGCGACGAAGGGGACTGCCATTGAGGTTCCCTGAAATTGTGCATACCCTCCACCTCTCGCGGTGGAGAGGATACCCGCACCCGGCGCGGCGATATGAACAGAATTCGCCCCGAAATTGGAGAAAGGTGCGAGTGTATCATTATCGACCGTTGCTGCCACGCTAAGCACGTTTGGGAGATCGAATGAGGCAGGATAGAAGGGTACCGCGTCATTGTCTGTCCCGCTGTTCCCCGCGGCACAAACGAAAAGTGCAGGAGACGAAGCCATTACCTCGTACAGCGCCGGGTAAGGGGCAGTTCCCCCCCACGAGACACTCACGACATCTGCACCGGTCGCACTGGCATACAGAATGGCGTCGATCGCGTCACTCTCGTACCCGTAACCCTCCGGCCCGATGACCCTGAGGGGGACGAGTTTCACGTCCCACAGCACCCCCGCGATTCCCAGTTTGTTGTTCCCTACCGCCCCGATGACCCCTGCGCACGCCGTCCCGTGCCCATTTTGGTCCATCGGGTCGTTTGTATCGCCAAAGAAGTCCCACCCGATGGTATCATCGACAAACCCGTTCCCATCGTCATCGGCGAAATTTCCCGGGATCTCCCCTGGATTGGCCCATATATTGCGGGAGAGATCAGGGTGCGTGTAGTCGATTCCCGTGTCGGGGACGGCGATTACAAGGTCTCTCATCCCTGTTGTGACCTCCCATGCATGGGGTGTCATGATCTTTTCTAGGCCCCATTGCTGGCCATAGAGGGGGTCGCTGGGTGAGGAGAGGATCGAGATCTTGTAATTCGGCGTTGCGGAAAGGACACTTGGGTTCTTGCTGTACTCGGAGATTGCTTCCTGTACGCTTTTTCCGGGTGGAAGTCTCACGACCTGCATCCCGGCGATGCCGTGCCGGGCGTAATCTCTTTTGACTACCGCACCGACAGCCCTGTGTGCGCGGGCCATCACCACCTCGCGGGAGCCTTGTTCTACAATGACAGATGGCTTGAACCTGACGATGACCTCGTCTGGTGCATATTCACTCCCACCCGTCTCGTGAATAGAACTCTCGTCATTGCCCTTTCCTGGCTTGTTCCCGCTCTGCCCGTCTCTTGTGGGCATGAATGCCCCTTTTGGATCCAGGACTGAGAGGGGAATGTCTTCTCCTCTCGCGGACTGTTCTCCTGATCGGCCATCGGCGGGAGGTATCCCTATATGAACACCTGAGGGGAGGTTCTCCGGGCACTTTGAATCCTCCTCTTCTGGAAGACAGGAAATAAAATTGACGCGAGGAGTATCATCTTGTGTGCATCCTTCCCGCGGGCGACCGGTACCTGATGTTCCTCTGTCAGGAACCTGTCCGTGCGATGCCGCCAAATCTCCCACTGCAGTGGGGTCTATAGAGGAGTCCCGCGCGGTAGAAGAATTCTCCCATGCATATTGGGACGTTCCGTCCTGAAGAGTATCCCGACCCGCAAAACCGTTCGCGGTAACGGCAAGCAGGATGATGAGCCCGATGAAAACCCGCCGGAGATTACAAGCCACGTGCATAATCCGCCCGCTTGGATTGGGATCCTGACCATGGGAAACATACAAAGAAGATCCCGGCTTTATTACGGTACTTGGAGAAATTTCATATAAAAGAATCGGTGATGTCACTGGTGCGGGGGGGATTATTCGCCGCGGACCACTCCGCGAATGTCATAGAACACCCCTGCACGTGCGGGACATGGAAATCTCTTATGCCTTGGATAAAGAGCGCACAAGATTCGAACTGCAATGCGTTCCACAGGATCGCCCGGGAAGGGTCCGACTTACGCAATCCCGCATCGACACGCGCGCCATGACGCGGTTTTCCCTCGCCTCTGCCCGGCGACCTCCATGAAACGCGGAAGAGACTTCCGCACACCCTATCTCCCCATAAGTACATACTCCGATTATCCATCCCGCACGTGGAATAGTGCTCCGGCATTGAACCAATACTACCTTTGCGGGAGTGCTCATCACACCTAAAGGAAACAGGAGGGGAGAGATTCATTGGAATTTACACCTGGTTCCAAGGAGCCTTCTCCTTGAGGCTGAGTAACTCCCAGTACTTTCCTTTCCTCTCCATGAGTTCTTCGTGCGTGCCCTCCTCGATGACCCTCCCCCTGTCGATTACCACGATCTTGTCGGCGTTGCGCACCGTCGTCAGCCTGTGGGCGATCACGAGTGTCGTGCACTCCCTCGCGACCCTGTCTATCGCCTCCTGCACAGCGGCCTCAGAGATATTGTCAAGCGAACTCGTCGCCTCGTCAAGGATGAGGAACTCGGGTCTCCCGATCATGGCCCTCGCGATCACGATGCGCTGTTTCTCCCCGCCCGAGAGCGTCACACCCTGGTCCCCGACGAGAGTATCGTACCCCTTCGGTAAGTCCATGATGAACTCGTGCGCGTGCGCGATCTTCGCAGCATGCATTACTTCCGCGTCGGAGAACTCGCGGCCAAAGGTGATGTTCTCCCTCACCGTGCCGTTGAAGACGAATGGTTCCTGGCTCACGTATCCCACGAGGCTCCTGTACGTGGTAATATCGTACTCCCTCAAGTCGCGCCCGTTCACGAGGATCCTCCCCGAGTCCGGGTCGTACAACCGGAGGAGGAGGTGCGCGATGGTCGATTTTCCGGAACCCGATGGTCCCACGAGGGCAGTCATCGACCCTTTCCGAATCGTGAACGAAACGTCGGAGAGGACCCTCGCGTGGTCGTACGAGAATGTGATGTTGTCGAAAACGATGTCGGACATGATACCCCGGCACTCGAGATTCCCATTTTTAATGGTATTGTACCTCTCGTCTTTGAGTACAGAGTAAACAGTGGCGAGGTGTGGGGCGTAATTTCTAAGCTCCATTTTCTGACTGCCCATGCTCGATGCCCGCGGGACGATCTTCATCAGGCCCACCGTGAACGTTCCCAGCACGGGGATTATCGAGAGGAAACTGTCCGCGTAGTAGATGTAGAGGATGAGGACGATTGCCCCGATGGTCACGAGGAACAGGGAATTGATCGCGATCACCGGGATCTTCTGGATGAACATGAAGTCTGCGAACCTGTCCCAGTATATTCGCAGGGCCTTGTCGTACATGGTTTTCCAGTGGCCAGAAACGTTCAATGCCCTTATAGGCTTGATACCGGTTATGTACTCGTTTATCACCTTGTTCTCGGATTGCCCGGAAGAAATCTGGAGTCTCCCCAGCCTCT of Methanolinea sp. contains these proteins:
- a CDS encoding S8 family serine peptidase, with amino-acid sequence MPTRDGQSGNKPGKGNDESSIHETGGSEYAPDEVIVRFKPSVIVEQGSREVVMARAHRAVGAVVKRDYARHGIAGMQVVRLPPGKSVQEAISEYSKNPSVLSATPNYKISILSSPSDPLYGQQWGLEKIMTPHAWEVTTGMRDLVIAVPDTGIDYTHPDLSRNIWANPGEIPGNFADDDGNGFVDDTIGWDFFGDTNDPMDQNGHGTACAGVIGAVGNNKLGIAGVLWDVKLVPLRVIGPEGYGYESDAIDAILYASATGADVVSVSWGGTAPYPALYEVMASSPALFVCAAGNSGTDNDAVPFYPASFDLPNVLSVAATVDNDTLAPFSNFGANSVHIAAPGAGILSTARGGGYAQFQGTSMAVPFVAGVAGLVKSRNPEYSTLHVKEAILSSADRIPSLEGKVLTSGRINAGNALAAAVNPTPTTAVPTPTPTATPAPPNEPITSPLNPAFVMFREMGNGDTEQPGKATGYIPSPLDLSHLSPTGAEITTLAFPIAYSLVSEGRVTPVRDQGTCGDCWAFGAYGSLESTLMPAEPRDFNEWHLNVNHGFDYPSCQGGNNEMSTAYLARWSGPMNEGQNSPVQKHVQEVTYLPLKRSPTDNDHIKAAIMNHGGVSASFYWNSAYYQSGSCNYYYPPSGPANYGNHMITIVGWDDSRQVAGAPGLGAFLCKNSWGTSFGDRGYFWISYYDKFLGREQLSLFKDAEPVTNYDYIHQYDHLGWTSNLGYNTSSAWSANIFTAPADQDIRAVGFYTTDSGSQYEIFMYTDPAPSQPRSGTLKATHSGTMQYAGYHTVPVGPVRLNAGQRFSVVVKVTNPAYTYPIAIETPISGYSSTAVAGPGQSFISPDGVSWSDLTSYYRNSNACIKAFGNIRRDPVADFRAVPARGVRPLAVQFTDLSTNAPTSWEWDFGDGTPNSTEQHPVHTYERAGNYTVTLTVANSYGSNTTRKTNY
- a CDS encoding ABC transporter ATP-binding protein/permease, with product MVNFREYLHYIRFFSRGYEHYIVFLFFTAVTIGIVDAASIALLYPMISIGFQINTESIPFYGLIQSLSSLIPIGSLFVHLGLFFISLTVLSLLLQVVYWKVAFIFQRELIVRTKKSIFSKIDANDYRFFVDSRQGDLINLFNQSPYFIQMTYYLLISLSSEVITTFFIIAMLFFISPGGLILVLIGGGVFYLVITSISSSISERLGRLQISSGQSENKVINEYITGIKPIRALNVSGHWKTMYDKALRIYWDRFADFMFIQKIPVIAINSLFLVTIGAIVLILYIYYADSFLSIIPVLGTFTVGLMKIVPRASSMGSQKMELRNYAPHLATVYSVLKDERYNTIKNGNLECRGIMSDIVFDNITFSYDHARVLSDVSFTIRKGSMTALVGPSGSGKSTIAHLLLRLYDPDSGRILVNGRDLREYDITTYRSLVGYVSQEPFVFNGTVRENITFGREFSDAEVMHAAKIAHAHEFIMDLPKGYDTLVGDQGVTLSGGEKQRIVIARAMIGRPEFLILDEATSSLDNISEAAVQEAIDRVARECTTLVIAHRLTTVRNADKIVVIDRGRVIEEGTHEELMERKGKYWELLSLKEKAPWNQV